Proteins found in one Choristoneura fumiferana chromosome 16, NRCan_CFum_1, whole genome shotgun sequence genomic segment:
- the LOC141436129 gene encoding uncharacterized protein: MPRIPILLSLMITTCNCFNIFGVFMQLEPEICNNTCAQPNCKVLCHGRYSRSVCSYKGCSAICDGEECDSLATGEHSVSACSGKGCSSKCEGDSCEAACNGENCYVGCAGMNCKTKCEGEGCLKTRKISARQAQQTGFLSKIFNKVKSITLGKALRINPVYVAVL, from the exons ATGCCGCGAATTCCGATATTGTTATCGCTTATGATA ACAACATGCAACTGTTTCAATATCTTTGGTGTTTTCATGCAA CTTGAACCAGAGATTTGCAACAATACG TGTGCTCAACCAAATTGTAAAGTTTTG tGTCATGGCAGATACAGCCGGAGTGTG tgtagttATAAAGGGTGCTCTGCAATT TGCGATGGGGAAGAATGCGATTCATtg GCTACAGGGGAGCACAGCGTATCCGCG TGTTCGGGGAAAGGTTGCAGTTCAAAG tgCGAGGGAGATAGTTGCGAAGCTGCA tgtaacgGAGAAAACTGCTATGTGGGG TGTGCTGGTATGAACTGCAAAACAAAA TGTGAAGGGGAGGGTTGTTTAAAAACGAGAAAAATATCCGCTCGGCAGGCGCAACAGACTGGATTTCTATCGAAGATCTTCAATAAAGTAAAGTCAATAACGCTCGGCAAGGCGTTGAGGATCAACCCAGTCTATGTAGCTGTTCTTTAA